From a region of the Alkalispirochaeta americana genome:
- a CDS encoding PRD domain-containing protein: MSLDFRLGLLEQSGQMSSKVKENIEAIRTFFIDDAGIELIEENGSRFITHVVMALGRIEREEPVEALDDEAFEEFKESDVFEKATDMTDRLVGILSFDIPESEIKYFIINICLILDED, from the coding sequence ATGAGTTTGGATTTCAGGCTGGGACTGCTGGAACAGTCCGGCCAGATGAGCAGCAAAGTTAAAGAAAATATAGAGGCGATACGGACGTTCTTTATTGATGACGCCGGTATCGAACTGATTGAGGAAAACGGCAGCAGGTTTATTACGCATGTCGTTATGGCATTGGGGCGTATTGAACGGGAAGAGCCAGTAGAAGCTCTTGACGATGAAGCGTTTGAAGAGTTCAAGGAGTCGGACGTATTTGAGAAGGCTACCGACATGACTGACAGGCTTGTCGGGATACTGTCGTTTGATATTCCGGAATCGGAGATTAAGTATTTTATTATAAATATTTGTCTGATATTGGATGAGGACTAG
- a CDS encoding DUF2620 domain-containing protein: MVRIVVGGQIGKKDIVALIEKHGSGKVEVKEMGDIEAALAVKNNAADYYFGACNTGGGGALAMATAILGMDVCATLSIPGKIKTDEEIEREVKLNKKAFGFTFQHAEQIVPVILRFLS, translated from the coding sequence ATGGTCAGAATTGTAGTCGGGGGACAGATAGGGAAAAAGGATATTGTTGCCCTGATAGAAAAACACGGTAGCGGTAAGGTGGAAGTTAAGGAAATGGGCGACATCGAGGCGGCGCTCGCAGTAAAAAACAATGCCGCTGATTATTACTTCGGTGCTTGTAACACCGGAGGAGGCGGTGCCTTGGCTATGGCAACAGCGATTCTGGGAATGGATGTTTGTGCAACCTTGTCTATTCCCGGAAAAATCAAGACTGATGAAGAGATAGAGCGTGAAGTAAAACTGAACAAGAAGGCATTCGGTTTTACATTTCAGCATGCGGAACAGATAGTTCCAGTTATATTGAGGTTCCTTTCATAA
- a CDS encoding YhfT family protein, whose product MNYVIIGLLGALTSVLANRGIAVFNDGLRPVLPEYLEGRMDKKSLAATSFALSFGLVIGFGIPFSIGKSIMLIHCVLLGTDIIGTWSPKDKKLGMIVSGTVGALYGIFLVVGLQVVVDLFAMLPFNFLGPLGKVGDPIVAAFALFPVLVVAYQYGMKKGIITFAITIAGRQFFEIFGKFSINGNNVSLNPDGMALFISMLIMLVFAIREKKSDADAVGANTQLLGLFGERVNRIKKNVFLLAPMGGLVAAATSATIIAGDPISLNLLNEGLVTDAGFVALARALGFIPLIATTAIATGVYSPVGMTFVFVAGIFITNPLLAFVVGLAVIFAEVYLLAAVARLLDRFPGVRACADHIRTAMGRVLEVALLLGGAIAANSMVPKLGFFFVIGVWLMNKNAKKPMVSMAVGPIAAILFGLLVNILMLVGLIQLPA is encoded by the coding sequence ATGAATTATGTTATTATCGGTCTATTGGGAGCGCTTACATCCGTTCTGGCAAACAGAGGGATTGCGGTTTTCAATGACGGTCTTAGGCCGGTTCTTCCTGAGTACCTTGAAGGAAGAATGGATAAGAAGTCTCTTGCAGCTACTTCTTTTGCGTTGAGTTTTGGATTGGTTATAGGATTTGGCATACCATTTTCCATTGGTAAATCCATTATGCTTATCCATTGCGTTCTGCTGGGTACGGATATAATCGGTACATGGAGTCCGAAGGATAAGAAACTCGGAATGATTGTATCCGGCACTGTAGGTGCTTTGTACGGAATCTTTCTTGTTGTTGGATTGCAGGTGGTTGTAGATCTTTTTGCAATGCTTCCATTTAACTTCCTTGGTCCGCTGGGCAAGGTTGGAGATCCTATAGTAGCAGCATTCGCGTTGTTTCCGGTATTGGTTGTTGCATACCAGTATGGGATGAAGAAGGGCATAATAACCTTTGCAATTACAATTGCAGGCAGACAGTTCTTTGAGATATTTGGTAAATTCTCTATAAACGGCAACAATGTCTCACTTAATCCGGATGGAATGGCACTTTTTATCTCTATGCTGATCATGCTGGTGTTTGCAATCAGGGAAAAGAAAAGCGATGCTGATGCAGTAGGAGCCAATACCCAGCTTTTGGGACTTTTTGGTGAACGTGTTAACAGGATAAAGAAAAATGTTTTTCTGTTAGCTCCAATGGGCGGTCTTGTAGCAGCGGCCACAAGTGCCACAATAATAGCTGGTGATCCTATCTCCCTTAATCTTTTGAATGAGGGGCTTGTGACAGATGCAGGTTTTGTAGCATTAGCTAGGGCTCTGGGATTTATTCCCTTGATTGCAACTACTGCAATTGCTACCGGTGTATATAGTCCTGTCGGTATGACATTTGTATTTGTTGCCGGAATATTTATAACAAATCCTTTGTTGGCTTTTGTTGTCGGCCTTGCTGTAATATTTGCGGAGGTTTATTTACTTGCAGCTGTAGCCAGGCTTCTGGACAGATTCCCCGGAGTCAGAGCTTGTGCTGATCATATAAGGACAGCTATGGGACGAGTCCTTGAGGTTGCATTGCTTTTAGGCGGAGCCATAGCAGCAAATTCTATGGTACCGAAACTTGGATTCTTCTTTGTCATAGGTGTATGGCTGATGAACAAGAATGCGAAGAAGCCTATGGTAAGTATGGCTGTCGGACCTATAGCAGCGATCCTGTTCGGACTGCTGGTGAATATTCTGATGCTTGTCGGACTCATTCAGCTTCCGGCGTAA
- a CDS encoding amidase, producing the protein MDLYRLSLQHALAFRHRDSVLDISPDTMLEAGKAAESGLNPGLMGVKETGGIPRSLLSVLVQNGFVWHTIDRMSDRGRAVDPSLVNPLTGRAMTGSSSGTALNVLYGINDIGICSDGGGSVLGPALSLSLYSIMAKGMGLLCSNNRISTDGIGFIPGVGAVSHSLSNIVRFAECFAVEDSDSRGLGGGVVLLGNNFSGSGVFDSVKAVLAENQIGHSEEVLPSDMSRASLIDWVAGQFGAGRTILSVEGPADVCGFGDSLCGVMGQCGNEYYDGHGKYLVKVANMCNATALTLPLSELGSGLVLMAPEGAGNASGLLELALRLDRENRPKLYLDYFRDCALKPVNKIAFALE; encoded by the coding sequence ATGGATTTATACAGACTCTCGCTACAGCATGCCCTTGCATTCCGGCACAGGGATTCGGTGCTGGATATCAGCCCCGATACGATGCTGGAGGCAGGCAAGGCTGCTGAATCAGGCCTGAATCCGGGGCTGATGGGAGTAAAAGAGACCGGAGGTATACCCCGGTCTCTGCTTTCTGTTCTGGTTCAGAATGGATTCGTATGGCATACTATCGACAGAATGTCGGACAGAGGCAGGGCTGTAGACCCATCCTTAGTAAATCCGCTCACCGGCAGGGCAATGACGGGTTCTTCAAGCGGAACCGCTCTTAATGTTCTGTACGGAATAAACGACATAGGCATCTGTAGCGACGGCGGGGGATCCGTACTTGGTCCGGCCCTTTCTTTGAGCCTTTACTCGATAATGGCTAAAGGAATGGGGCTTCTCTGCAGCAACAACAGGATTTCCACCGACGGGATCGGATTCATTCCCGGGGTAGGGGCGGTTTCGCATTCGCTTTCAAATATAGTGCGTTTTGCGGAATGCTTCGCAGTGGAAGATTCAGATAGCCGCGGCTTGGGTGGTGGCGTCGTTCTTCTGGGCAACAACTTTTCAGGAAGTGGTGTCTTCGATTCGGTTAAAGCCGTGCTGGCGGAGAACCAAATCGGTCATTCGGAAGAAGTGCTTCCGTCGGATATGTCCAGGGCAAGCCTTATCGACTGGGTCGCCGGGCAGTTCGGCGCCGGACGGACTATTCTTTCCGTGGAAGGGCCAGCCGATGTTTGCGGATTCGGCGATTCCCTCTGCGGGGTTATGGGACAGTGCGGCAACGAGTATTATGACGGGCACGGCAAGTACCTTGTCAAGGTTGCCAATATGTGCAACGCCACCGCATTGACCCTTCCTCTTTCCGAGCTGGGCAGTGGCCTTGTTCTGATGGCGCCGGAAGGAGCCGGCAATGCGTCCGGACTTCTGGAGCTTGCCCTCAGGCTTGACCGCGAAAACCGGCCGAAGCTTTATCTTGACTATTTCCGCGACTGCGCGCTAAAGCCGGTCAACAAAATAGCTTTCGCACTTGAGTGA
- a CDS encoding phosphotriesterase family protein — MIYSHEHMSLDLSGPKNDPDCRLNDFEATRTELLDLQKKGVDSIIELTARGMGRDVVFLKRLSEETGMRIHAATGYYKVPFLPPEVEQLPVERLAGIMVSEIVDGIMTDSEQGPDGAPVNSGIRAKVIGEIGTSLNTVLPLEEKVFRAACLAHQETGIPISTHTTLGTMGAEQLEIFGEYNIDLSRVVIGHTDLANDFDYIEKLADCGVYIAFDTIGKISYLPEETRVSFIKRLVGKGHQDRILMSVDITRLSHLKSRGGIGYSYLIDTFIPMLYEAGLSESTVDLFMDKNPKSIFGDV, encoded by the coding sequence ATGATATATTCACACGAACACATGAGCCTTGATCTGTCGGGACCGAAAAATGATCCGGACTGCAGGCTTAACGATTTTGAGGCCACCCGGACCGAGCTTTTGGACCTTCAGAAAAAAGGCGTCGATTCAATAATCGAGCTTACTGCAAGGGGCATGGGCAGGGACGTTGTCTTTTTAAAACGCCTCTCCGAAGAGACCGGGATGAGGATTCATGCCGCAACCGGATATTACAAGGTGCCGTTTCTTCCGCCGGAGGTGGAGCAGCTGCCGGTTGAAAGGCTTGCAGGAATAATGGTCTCCGAGATAGTCGACGGCATTATGACGGACTCGGAGCAAGGGCCGGACGGAGCGCCCGTCAATTCGGGGATCAGGGCGAAGGTCATAGGAGAAATAGGAACAAGCCTGAACACAGTATTACCTCTTGAAGAAAAGGTATTCCGCGCAGCCTGTCTTGCTCATCAGGAGACTGGTATCCCGATTTCCACCCATACGACGCTGGGTACTATGGGGGCGGAACAACTTGAAATATTCGGGGAATACAATATCGACTTGAGCCGTGTCGTAATAGGGCATACGGATCTGGCAAACGATTTTGATTACATAGAAAAACTTGCCGACTGCGGCGTTTACATAGCATTCGACACGATCGGGAAGATCAGCTATCTGCCGGAGGAAACGAGGGTTTCCTTTATTAAACGGCTTGTCGGAAAGGGACATCAGGATCGTATTCTGATGTCGGTGGATATAACAAGGCTGTCGCACCTTAAATCGCGCGGCGGAATAGGGTATTCATATCTTATAGATACGTTCATACCGATGCTTTATGAAGCGGGATTGTCCGAAAGTACGGTGGACTTGTTTATGGATAAGAACCCAAAATCAATTTTCGGCGATGTATAG